GACATTCGCTTTGACTTAAACAGCTACTACGGGGGCTTGCATTGCGGTGAGTGCTTTGACGTATTCGTGCGGGGCAAGTGGAAGCCGACCCGGATTGAGTACGGCGACAACTGGTATCTTGTGGGTATCAGAGCCGAGGACTTGAACGGGCTGCGGGTGCGTATCTGACCGCCGCCCCATAAAGAAACGCGAAAGGAGGACGCGAGGAATTGCAGGACGAAGTAAACGAAAAGACCATAGCCCTTTACATCAAGACCGGGAAGCTGACCGCCCAGACGCTCCAAAAGGCAATGAAAGCCATACTGTCAAAGGGCAAAAAGCAGCTTGCAAAACCGCCACAGGGAAAGCAGAGCTTAAAGCAGCTTATGAAGCAGAACGCGGGCGTTTCCAACATTGAGATTACCGAGGGCAATATCAAAGCCTTTGAGAGTACGGCGAAAAAGTACGGTATCGACTTTGCGCTGAAAAAGGACGCAACGGAAAGCCCGCCCCGCTATCTGGTTTTTTTCAAGGGGCGGGACGCGGACGTGCTGACCGCAGCCTTTAAGGAGTTTTCCGCAAAGAAGCTGACACAGGAGAAAAAGCCCTCTATCCGAAAGCTGCTCTCTACGCTCAAAGAAGCCGCACAGGGCAAGAACGCGGAACGGGCAAAGGTCAAGAACAAGGACAGGGAGGTATCGCTATGAAGCCGGAAATCAAGAAGCTGCTTATCCTAAATCTCCCGTATCTGCTCTTTGTCTGGCTCTTTGATAAAGTGGGCGCGGCTGTCCGTCTATCCCCCGGCGCGGACGCAAGCGCAAAGCTGCTACATCTTGGGGACGGTTTTACCACCGCCTTTTCCAGTATCGCGCCGAGCTTCCACCCGGCAGACTTACTTATCGGCATTGCGGGGGCGGTCATTGTCCGGCTGATTATCTACACCAAAGGCAAGAACGCGAAGAAATACCGCCGCGGGACAGAATACGGTTCGGCGCGTTGGGGCGGGGCTGACGACATAAAGCCGTACACAGACCCGGTATTTGAGAACAATATCCCCTTAACGCAGACGGAACGGCTCACCATGAACAGCCGCCCGAAGCAGCCGAAATACGCAAGAAACAAAAATATTCTTGTAATCGGCGGTTCCGGCAGCGGCAAGACCCGGTTCTTTGTGAAACCGTCGCTCATGCAATGTACGTCAAAGGATTTTCCAACGTCGTATATCGTCACTGACCCGAAAGGAACACTGATTTTGGAAACCGGGAAAATGTTGCAGCGGTACAAATACCGTATCAAAGTGCTAAATACGATTAACTTCAAAAAATCCATGAAATACAATCCCTTTGCCTATCTGCGGAGCGAAAAGGACATTTTGAAATTAGTCAATACCATTATCGCCAACACCAAAGGCGACGGGGAAAAATCCGGCGAGGATTTCTGGGTGAGTGCGACTCGTTCGCAGACGGTAAAAAGTCTGCGCACGAGCAACGGTTTTCCGTTGTTCGGAGAACTGGTAGTTTGATAGGTGGAATGACGGGGTAACGCCCTGAAACGCCTACCCTTGATGGGCGTGCATTAGCTGTAATGGCTGGTGTACGAAGCCCCATGACAAAGGCTGAGAGTAACCGTAACCACTGCCTAAAGTGGTCGAAAGCGGTCTGGAGGCAGACTGTGTTACCTATAAGCCGAGAGTCTATAAGATACCTATGGTTAGAATGTTCGCTTTGGCGGGCGGACTGACGAACCTGCGAATGTACAGGTCTAAAAGAAGACCACGCAGAAATGTGTGGGTGCGTTAATGCGCAGTCGGTGTGGTTTAGTAGAAATTGATCCTACGAACGACCATGCTGTGTTACAGGCACAGGCAAGCCGACAGGTCTATAGCAGGAACCTATGGGTATGTATGAACAGATAGAACTATCGGAACGAGGAAAGGCAGCAGATTCCGCAAGGAATAGTCTGACGAAAAACAATAAGCAGACGAACTGCTGCTGAAAAGTAGTGGTCGAACCTATGATGTGCTTGCGTTATGTGAGCTACGGAGGAATGGCCACAAGTCGGTTGAGATAAGCAGGCATTATTCAATCCAACATAAGGATTCGAGTAAGACCAAAAGGGTCACTTTCGCAAAAAGGAGGTGATGCCTTATGCCAAAGAAAAACAAAACTCTATGTGTAGATGACTTACGTCATGCCGAGTATTACGGTATGCAGCCAGTTTTTGATGAACTCTATCATCGAAGTTTGGAGGGAGAAAATTTTACCGACCTTATGGATTTAATTCTGAGCCGGGACAACATTCTTCTGGCATATCGGAACATCAAAGCAAACGGAGGAAGCTACACAGCAGGAACAGACAACAAAAACATCAGTGACATCGGGTGTTTACCGCCCGAAACAGTTGCAGAGAAAGCGAGGTTTATTGTCACAGGAAGTCAGCACGGATACCGCCCAAAGCCGGTAAGACGCAAAGACATTCCGAAACCAAACGGAAAAACCAGACCGTTAGGTATTCCCTGTATCTGGGACAGGCTGGTACAGCAATGTATCAAACAGGTCATAGAGCCAATCTGCGAAGCGAAATTCAGCGACAACAGTTACGGCTTTCGCCCGAACCGTTCCGTGGAACACGCCGTGCAGAAAACTTACACCATGCTTCAACGCATGAACCTGCATTATGTGATTGAGTTTGATATAAAAGGATTTTTCGACAACGTAAATCACAGCAAGCTAATGCGGCAAATATGGGCAATGGGAATACACGACAAACAGTTGATTTTTATTATCAAGCGGATTCTGAAAGCACCGATTAGAATGCCAGACGGCACTACACTCATTCCAGACAAAGGCACTCCGCAAGGCGGTATCATTTCACCGTTGCTTGCCAATATCGTGCTGAATGAACTGGACAAATGGGTTGAGAGCCAATGGCAGAACCACCCTCTTGTAAAGGAATACGGGTATGAGAGGAAAATCAGAAACTCGATTACTTTTGACCGGAGCAAGGCATTCCTCAAAATGAGGAAAACAGGGTTGAAAGAAATGTATATCGTGAGATATGCAGATGATTTCAGAATTTTCTGCCGGAATAAAGAGGACGCTTTGAGAACGAAAGAGGCTGTAACGGCATGGATAACCGAGAGGCTGAGGTTGGAGGTATCGCCAGAGAAAACAAGGATAGTCAATGTTAGAAAACGCTATTCAGAGTTTCTTGGGTTTAAGATACGAGTCAGACCGAAAAGCAGGAAGTACATCGTGCAATCTCATATCTGTGACAAAAAGTTGGAACTGGAAAGGCAAAAACTGGTGGAACAGGCGAAACGAATTGCCCGACCTTCAGAGGGAAAAAGACCTTTGGACGAAATACGGCTGTACAATTCAATGGTTCTGGGAATACAGAATTATTTTCAACTTGCCACCTGCATCAGCATTGATTGCAGGAAAATCCACAGACAGGTCATGACAGTTTTAACAAATCGGCTCAATACAGAAACCGGGTGCAGACTTGTTCGAGAGGGCGGCGCAATGACCGAGAGCGAAAAAGAACGGTTTGGAAAGTCGGCAATGATACGGTATGTATCTGGAATCGACCAACCTATCTACCCTATCGCATACATCAAGAACAAGATACCGATGGCAAAGAAAGCGGCGGTTTGCAGTTACACGGTAGAGGGACGGGCATTGATACACACGAACCTAAGTATGAACTCATCTGTTCTATCAGGTTTGAGGAATCAACCGCCTATGGGGCGAAGCACAGAACTTACTGACAGCAGGATTTCACTATTCTCGGCTCAACGTGGAAAATGTGCGCTAAGTGGGGAACTCTTTGAAAATGCGGCTGACATAGTATGCTGGCTGAAAACACCGGCAGAATTGGGCGGCAAGGAACGCTATCGAAATATGATTTTGTTCCATAATAGATTTCTTCCACTCCTGCAAGAGTGTCCTAAGAATGAGCTAAAAGAGATAGCCGACACGCTCAAGGCAACAAAGGAACTGATGTTAAAAGTGAACAGTCTGCGCCAGCAGGCTGGTTTGTCCGCAATAGAAAACTAACATTTCATTTGGTGATTGATTAAATGCTTGTGAAAACAACCGATGGAACGCCGGATGCGGTGAAAGTCGCACGTCCGGTGTGGAGTGGGGGAAAATCCGGCGATAACTTCAAAGGATTACCTATCACTATAAGCGGAAAAGCTCTACTACACCGCACTAATCGGCTATATCTGGTATGAAGCCCCAGAGGACGAGAAGAACTTCACGACGCTGCTTGAAATGATAAATGCGTCGGAAGCCCGCGAGGACGACGAGGATTTCCAGAACCCGGTTGACCTCATGTTTGAACGTCTGGAAGAAAAAGACCCGGAACATTTTGCAGTCAAGCAGTACAAAAAATACAAACTGGCGGCGGGCAAGACCGCAAAAAGCATACTTATCTCATGCGGCGCGAGGTTAGCCCCATTCGACATTAAGGAGCTGCGGGAGCTTATGGAAACCGACGAAATGGAGCTTGACACCATAGGTGACAGAAAGACCGCCCTTTTCGTGATTATCAGCGACACCGACGACACCTTTAACTTTGTCGTGAGTATTCTCTACACACAGCTATTCAACCTCTTGTGCGACAAAGCAGATGATGAATACGGCGGGCGGCTTCCCGTCCATGTACGGTGCTTACTTGATGAATTTGCGAATATCGGGCAAATCCCCAAATTTGAGAAACTAATCGCAACCATACGGAGCCGGGAAATCTCCGCGTCAATCATCTTGCAGAGCCAGTCACAGCTAAAGGCAATCTACAAGGACAACGCCGATACCATAGTCGGCAACTGCGACACCACGCTTTTCTTGGGCGGCAAGGAAAAAACCACGCTCAAAGAAATATCGGAGATTTTAGGCAAGGAAACGATAGACAGCTTCAACACTTCCGAAACAAGGGGGCGGGAGCTTTCGCATGGGCTGAACTATCAGAAATTGGGAAAGCAGCTTATGACGGAAGATGAAATCGCAGTCATGGACGGAGGGAAATGTATCTTGCAGCTACGCGGGGTGCGCCCGTTCTTTTCGGACAAATTCGACATAACGAAACACCCGAAATACAAGTACCTATCCGACGCAGACCCGAAGAACGCCTTTGACATGGAAAAGCACCTTAAACGCCGCCCC
This sequence is a window from Coprococcus eutactus. Protein-coding genes within it:
- the ltrA gene encoding group II intron reverse transcriptase/maturase, giving the protein MPKKNKTLCVDDLRHAEYYGMQPVFDELYHRSLEGENFTDLMDLILSRDNILLAYRNIKANGGSYTAGTDNKNISDIGCLPPETVAEKARFIVTGSQHGYRPKPVRRKDIPKPNGKTRPLGIPCIWDRLVQQCIKQVIEPICEAKFSDNSYGFRPNRSVEHAVQKTYTMLQRMNLHYVIEFDIKGFFDNVNHSKLMRQIWAMGIHDKQLIFIIKRILKAPIRMPDGTTLIPDKGTPQGGIISPLLANIVLNELDKWVESQWQNHPLVKEYGYERKIRNSITFDRSKAFLKMRKTGLKEMYIVRYADDFRIFCRNKEDALRTKEAVTAWITERLRLEVSPEKTRIVNVRKRYSEFLGFKIRVRPKSRKYIVQSHICDKKLELERQKLVEQAKRIARPSEGKRPLDEIRLYNSMVLGIQNYFQLATCISIDCRKIHRQVMTVLTNRLNTETGCRLVREGGAMTESEKERFGKSAMIRYVSGIDQPIYPIAYIKNKIPMAKKAAVCSYTVEGRALIHTNLSMNSSVLSGLRNQPPMGRSTELTDSRISLFSAQRGKCALSGELFENAADIVCWLKTPAELGGKERYRNMILFHNRFLPLLQECPKNELKEIADTLKATKELMLKVNSLRQQAGLSAIEN
- a CDS encoding PcfB family protein, with the protein product MQDEVNEKTIALYIKTGKLTAQTLQKAMKAILSKGKKQLAKPPQGKQSLKQLMKQNAGVSNIEITEGNIKAFESTAKKYGIDFALKKDATESPPRYLVFFKGRDADVLTAAFKEFSAKKLTQEKKPSIRKLLSTLKEAAQGKNAERAKVKNKDREVSL
- a CDS encoding DUF5348 domain-containing protein, with the translated sequence MAQKMTGALVFDERTDRYDIRFDLNSYYGGLHCGECFDVFVRGKWKPTRIEYGDNWYLVGIRAEDLNGLRVRI